The Deinobacterium chartae genome includes a window with the following:
- a CDS encoding ABC transporter substrate-binding protein, producing MKKVALGVALTLTLALGSLADAQQYGGVLRAGMQTDPVGLDPHVTQATSTRNQLENVYDTLVAFDAEGKIVPSLASRWTTSKDGKTWTFTLRSGVKFHNGRALTASDVVYSIERIKDPKTKSPRSGDFEVVKSVRATSPNTVVFTLEKPFSPLLSKLAFSLNVIVPKEATATLNTKPVGTGPFQFVEYLPQTRMVLKKNPNFWGKDAKGNKLPYLDGITYSYLPDATARVTAIRTGNVDWVEYVPATDIKTLQGNKDVVVSGGPSANYRSLFFNAKVKPFSDARVRRAIAYAINNQEIVDVALLGSGGIASPGTVLPKGHYYAAPDASYGKPNLERARALLREAGYPNGFQMNLKVTSTYDFLRTPAEIIQAQLAPLGIKVNIIAEEWSVYLPSILKKDYDATILGESGQGDPDDYLYTPFKSDSGGNLINFADKQIDDLLEQARATSGASARKSIYQKVQKRLVELSPMVYLYSSTQYEAHRRNIKGYEHFANTSYLGLRTVWIDK from the coding sequence ATGAAGAAAGTCGCTCTTGGTGTTGCCCTCACCCTCACCCTCGCCCTCGGAAGTCTCGCGGACGCCCAACAGTACGGAGGGGTCCTGCGTGCGGGCATGCAGACGGACCCGGTGGGCCTTGACCCTCACGTCACCCAGGCCACCAGCACCCGTAACCAGCTCGAGAACGTGTACGACACCCTGGTCGCCTTCGACGCCGAGGGCAAGATCGTGCCCTCGCTGGCCAGCCGCTGGACCACCAGCAAGGACGGCAAGACCTGGACGTTTACGCTGCGCAGCGGGGTCAAGTTCCACAACGGCCGCGCCCTGACCGCCTCGGACGTGGTGTACTCGATCGAGCGCATCAAGGACCCCAAGACCAAGTCGCCGCGCAGCGGGGACTTCGAGGTGGTCAAGTCGGTGCGGGCCACCAGCCCCAACACCGTGGTCTTCACCCTCGAGAAGCCGTTCTCGCCGCTGCTGTCCAAGCTGGCTTTCAGCCTGAACGTGATCGTGCCCAAGGAGGCCACCGCCACCCTCAACACCAAGCCGGTGGGCACGGGTCCGTTCCAGTTCGTGGAGTACCTGCCGCAGACCCGCATGGTGCTCAAGAAGAACCCGAACTTCTGGGGCAAGGATGCCAAGGGGAACAAGCTCCCTTACCTTGACGGCATCACCTACTCGTACCTGCCCGACGCCACCGCCCGCGTGACCGCCATCCGCACCGGCAACGTCGACTGGGTCGAGTACGTGCCCGCTACCGACATCAAGACGCTGCAGGGTAACAAGGACGTGGTGGTCTCGGGCGGCCCGAGTGCGAACTACCGCTCGCTGTTTTTCAATGCCAAGGTCAAGCCGTTCAGCGACGCCCGCGTGCGCCGCGCGATCGCCTATGCCATCAACAACCAGGAGATCGTGGACGTCGCCCTGCTGGGCAGCGGCGGCATCGCCTCGCCCGGTACCGTGCTGCCCAAGGGGCACTACTACGCCGCACCCGACGCCAGCTACGGCAAGCCCAACCTCGAGCGGGCGCGGGCGCTGCTGCGCGAGGCCGGTTACCCCAACGGCTTCCAGATGAACCTCAAGGTCACCTCGACCTACGACTTCCTGCGCACCCCCGCCGAGATCATCCAGGCACAGCTGGCACCGCTGGGCATCAAGGTCAACATCATCGCCGAGGAGTGGAGCGTGTACCTGCCTTCGATCCTCAAGAAGGACTACGATGCCACCATTCTCGGTGAGTCCGGCCAGGGCGACCCGGATGATTACCTGTACACCCCCTTCAAGAGCGACAGCGGCGGCAACCTGATCAATTTCGCCGACAAGCAGATCGACGACCTGCTCGAACAGGCCCGCGCCACCTCGGGAGCCAGCGCGCGCAAGAGCATCTACCAGAAGGTGCAGAAGCGCCTGGTGGAACTGAGCCCCATGGTGTACCTGTACAGCAGCACCCAGTACGAAGCGCACCGCCGCAACATCAAGGGCTACGAGCACTTCGCCAACACCTCGTACCTGGGCCTGCGCACCGTCTGGATCGACAAGTAA
- a CDS encoding alpha/beta fold hydrolase, which yields MRRSRPLRCRDDWRTVNGLRTYAAVAGSGPPIVLLPGLGCSHHYFRALQDELAQDFTVWAYDPPGHGYTRTRPGTFLRLEELTDHLAAWIGATHLEGTVIFGHSMGGEIGIDLAARYPGRVSKLVLCAPTGIPESPSVPGQLLALLRDGPRERPMFLLRALRAYLHCGSARILALARNQRHHRTGPLLPRVRIPVLALAGGRDPVVRPRTIETLCAGIPHACPVRIEAGTHALHDSHTLEVAGLMRAWLLEDRVPVASYSG from the coding sequence ATGAGGCGCAGCCGCCCGCTTCGCTGTCGCGACGACTGGCGCACGGTGAACGGCCTGCGCACCTACGCCGCCGTGGCCGGAAGCGGGCCGCCCATCGTGCTGCTGCCCGGGCTGGGCTGCTCGCACCACTACTTCCGTGCGCTCCAGGACGAACTCGCCCAGGACTTCACCGTCTGGGCCTACGACCCGCCCGGCCACGGCTACACCCGCACCCGCCCCGGCACGTTTTTGCGCCTCGAGGAACTCACCGACCACCTCGCTGCCTGGATCGGGGCCACGCACCTCGAGGGGACGGTCATTTTCGGGCATTCTATGGGCGGCGAGATCGGTATTGACCTCGCCGCCCGCTATCCGGGGCGGGTCTCGAAGCTGGTGCTGTGCGCCCCTACCGGGATACCCGAAAGCCCTTCGGTCCCGGGTCAGCTTCTGGCCCTGCTGCGAGACGGTCCGCGCGAGCGCCCGATGTTTTTGCTGCGTGCGCTGCGCGCCTACTTGCACTGCGGCAGCGCGCGCATCCTGGCTTTGGCCCGCAATCAGCGCCATCACCGCACCGGGCCGCTGCTGCCCCGCGTGCGCATTCCGGTCTTAGCCCTCGCCGGAGGGCGCGATCCGGTGGTGCGGCCGCGCACCATCGAAACGCTGTGCGCAGGTATTCCGCACGCTTGCCCGGTGCGCATCGAGGCCGGAACGCACGCCCTGCACGACAGCCACACCCTCGAGGTCGCCGGGCTGATGCGCGCCTGGCTCCTCGAGGACCGGGTGCCCGTGGCGAGTTATTCCGGCTGA
- a CDS encoding ABC transporter permease, which translates to MTAAVRTLTPAQRSLRLFVRSPGAMVGLVLVLLVVIAAVAAPWVAPYDPVAYRPVDRMQGPSFSHLLGTDLYGRDLFSRVVFGARVSLAVSVLSIGLALLLGGVLGALSGFFLGWLDTVIMRLTDILLAFPAILLAIALLAFLGGGFWNLTLAIAIAYAAPFARVTRAAVLRLRDTMFVEASTALGATPGRILWRHVLPNAAAPILVEVTLRLAYAILAEAALSFLGLGTQPPAPAWGQMIADGRPFLESNPWVSIGPGLAIMITVLGFNLLGDGLRDVLDPRLRNA; encoded by the coding sequence ATGACCGCCGCCGTTCGAACCCTCACGCCCGCGCAGCGTTCGCTGCGGCTGTTCGTGCGCTCGCCCGGTGCCATGGTCGGTCTGGTGCTGGTGCTGCTGGTGGTCATTGCCGCCGTTGCCGCTCCCTGGGTCGCGCCCTACGACCCGGTGGCGTACCGACCGGTAGACCGCATGCAAGGACCCAGCTTTAGCCACCTGCTGGGAACCGACCTGTACGGACGCGACCTCTTCTCGCGCGTGGTTTTCGGCGCGCGGGTCTCGCTGGCGGTCTCGGTGCTCTCGATCGGGCTGGCCCTGCTGTTGGGCGGGGTGCTCGGCGCGCTCAGCGGCTTTTTCCTGGGCTGGCTCGACACCGTGATCATGCGCCTCACCGACATCTTGCTGGCCTTCCCGGCGATTTTGCTCGCCATCGCCCTGCTGGCCTTCCTGGGCGGCGGCTTCTGGAACCTGACCCTGGCCATCGCCATCGCTTACGCCGCTCCCTTCGCCCGGGTGACGCGCGCGGCGGTACTCCGCCTGCGCGACACCATGTTCGTGGAGGCCAGCACCGCGCTGGGAGCCACGCCGGGACGCATCCTGTGGCGCCACGTGCTGCCCAACGCCGCCGCCCCCATCCTGGTCGAAGTGACGCTGCGTCTCGCCTACGCCATTCTCGCCGAGGCCGCGCTGTCCTTCCTGGGCCTCGGTACCCAGCCGCCCGCGCCCGCCTGGGGTCAGATGATCGCCGACGGTCGCCCGTTCCTCGAGAGCAACCCCTGGGTTTCGATCGGACCCGGCCTGGCCATCATGATCACGGTCTTGGGGTTCAACCTGCTCGGAGACGGTCTGCGCGACGTGCTTGACCCGCGCCTGCGCAATGCCTGA
- a CDS encoding ABC transporter permease: MTSGWLVRRVLLALVAALGVVVIVFTLIRLVPGDVVTNLIGLEGNVSAEQQAEMRRLFGLDQPIIVQFGQWFGALLGGDLGHSLRTDRPVLQDLLMRFPVTLELTVLALLFALLIAVPLGVVAALRRGKTADFLSSGFVLVGLAAPEFWLAILLILLFSLKLGWFPPNGFVPFWDNPAANLWHMFLPAFALSLSLAAAVTRIVRSSLLEVLSQDYVRTARAKGVTERSVVYRHAMRNALIPVITVVGLQVGNLLGGAVIIEQLFGLPGIGRFALEGINLRDYPVVQGAVLWIATTFVLVNLLVDVLYALVDRRVAYA, encoded by the coding sequence ATGACCAGCGGCTGGCTGGTGCGCCGCGTGCTGCTGGCACTGGTGGCCGCACTGGGCGTAGTGGTGATCGTCTTTACCCTGATTCGGCTGGTTCCCGGCGATGTGGTCACCAACCTGATCGGCCTCGAGGGCAACGTCTCGGCCGAGCAGCAGGCCGAGATGCGGCGCCTGTTCGGTCTGGACCAGCCGATCATCGTGCAGTTCGGACAGTGGTTCGGAGCGCTGCTCGGCGGTGATCTGGGCCACTCGCTGCGCACCGACCGTCCGGTGCTGCAGGATCTGCTGATGCGCTTCCCGGTCACCCTCGAGCTGACCGTGCTGGCGCTGCTGTTCGCGCTGCTGATCGCGGTGCCGCTCGGTGTGGTGGCCGCGCTGCGGCGCGGAAAGACCGCCGATTTTCTCTCGAGCGGCTTCGTGCTGGTCGGCCTGGCCGCCCCCGAGTTCTGGCTGGCGATCCTCTTGATCCTGCTGTTCTCGCTCAAGCTGGGCTGGTTCCCGCCCAACGGCTTCGTGCCCTTCTGGGACAACCCCGCCGCCAACTTGTGGCACATGTTCCTGCCCGCTTTTGCGCTGAGCCTGAGCCTCGCTGCGGCCGTCACCCGCATCGTGCGCTCGAGCCTGCTCGAGGTGCTGTCGCAAGATTACGTGCGCACCGCCCGTGCCAAGGGCGTGACCGAGCGCAGCGTGGTCTACCGCCACGCCATGCGCAACGCGCTGATCCCGGTGATTACCGTCGTCGGCCTGCAAGTCGGCAACCTGCTCGGCGGCGCGGTGATCATCGAGCAGCTGTTCGGATTGCCGGGCATCGGACGCTTCGCCCTCGAGGGCATCAACCTGCGCGATTACCCGGTGGTGCAAGGAGCGGTGCTGTGGATCGCCACGACCTTCGTGCTGGTGAACCTGCTGGTGGACGTGCTGTACGCCCTGGTGGACCGAAGGGTGGCCTACGCATGA
- a CDS encoding PSP1 domain-containing protein: protein MNTSELYPVDSRVVVQSRRGLEIGRVRGEGQASSHSQKGGVILRLATTEELSTWEELAQKAEDLKWFLRARARARGLQVKIVAVEFTLDASLVTLSYSAEERIELSSLIADVRTHTSARVNFCAVGPREQAMHLGALGACGRESCSSTHLQDFAPVSIRMARDQQLPLNPEKLSGPCGRLLCCLQFEHSMYQELLAELPRKGTKACHTDSGACGKIIKVNPLAGTVALLTDEGQTLEARPEELSRR, encoded by the coding sequence ATGAACACGTCCGAGCTCTACCCGGTCGACAGCCGGGTGGTGGTCCAGAGCCGCCGGGGCCTCGAGATCGGCCGGGTGCGCGGCGAGGGGCAGGCCTCGTCGCACAGCCAGAAGGGCGGCGTGATCTTGCGGCTCGCCACGACCGAGGAGCTGAGCACCTGGGAAGAACTCGCGCAGAAGGCCGAGGACCTCAAGTGGTTTCTGCGGGCCCGCGCGCGCGCACGCGGGCTGCAGGTCAAGATCGTCGCGGTCGAGTTCACCCTGGACGCCTCGCTGGTCACGCTCTCGTACAGCGCCGAGGAGCGCATCGAGCTCTCGAGCCTGATCGCCGACGTGCGCACGCACACCTCGGCCCGCGTCAACTTCTGCGCGGTCGGGCCGCGCGAGCAGGCCATGCACCTGGGAGCCCTGGGAGCGTGCGGACGCGAGTCGTGCTCGAGCACGCACCTGCAAGACTTCGCGCCGGTTTCGATCCGCATGGCCCGCGACCAGCAGCTGCCGCTCAACCCCGAGAAGCTCTCGGGGCCCTGCGGACGCCTGCTGTGCTGCTTGCAGTTCGAGCACAGCATGTACCAGGAGCTGCTGGCCGAGCTGCCCCGCAAGGGCACCAAGGCCTGCCATACCGACTCGGGGGCCTGCGGCAAGATCATCAAGGTCAACCCCTTGGCCGGTACCGTAGCGCTGCTGACCGACGAGGGTCAAACCCTCGAGGCGCGTCCGGAAGAACTCTCGAGGCGCTGA
- a CDS encoding alpha/beta fold hydrolase: MKVFRHGERRLSYRSVGKGPPLVLIHGLSGSHRWWRRNLPVLTPHFTVYLVDLVGFGASRSQRPLPIRESADLLAAWLDAHSLERVRVMGHSMGGHTALHLAAAHPERVLRQVLVAPSGLVRGTWWQLMLKLPQAGISGSKRFLATIAADALRAGLPTLFQATLEVLGDDVSELLGLLEVPTLLVWGGRDVLVTRPLAETFSRIPGSELVILPSAGHVVMYDRAEEFNRAVLPFLQKEESR; this comes from the coding sequence ATGAAGGTCTTCCGGCACGGCGAGCGGCGACTGAGTTACCGCAGCGTCGGAAAAGGCCCACCCCTGGTCCTGATCCACGGGCTCTCGGGCTCGCACCGCTGGTGGCGGCGCAACCTGCCGGTCCTCACCCCGCACTTCACGGTGTACCTGGTCGATCTGGTGGGCTTCGGTGCAAGCCGCAGCCAACGCCCGCTGCCCATTCGCGAATCGGCCGACCTGCTCGCCGCCTGGCTCGATGCCCACAGCCTGGAGCGGGTGCGGGTCATGGGGCATTCGATGGGAGGACACACCGCCTTGCATCTGGCCGCGGCCCACCCCGAGCGGGTGTTGCGGCAGGTGCTGGTTGCCCCCAGCGGCCTGGTGCGCGGCACGTGGTGGCAACTGATGCTCAAGCTGCCTCAGGCGGGGATCAGCGGCTCCAAGCGCTTTCTGGCCACCATCGCTGCCGACGCCCTGCGCGCGGGCCTGCCCACCCTGTTCCAGGCCACCCTCGAGGTGCTCGGCGACGACGTCAGCGAACTGCTGGGCCTGCTCGAGGTGCCCACGCTGCTGGTATGGGGCGGGCGCGACGTGCTGGTGACCCGTCCGCTGGCCGAGACCTTCAGCCGGATTCCCGGCTCGGAACTGGTGATCTTGCCCAGTGCCGGGCACGTGGTGATGTACGACCGCGCCGAGGAATTCAACCGCGCGGTACTGCCCTTTTTGCAGAAAGAGGAGAGCCGATGA
- a CDS encoding cupin domain-containing protein, with product MAMEKLSVRDGPQVFATLPASVGQLFFPAGTRLPLEGVSVHAQDEVSFILSGRLRAFSGDGEYTLVAGDTTLIPAGEEHWAEVLEDVTLCYVLLERST from the coding sequence ATGGCTATGGAAAAGCTCAGCGTGCGGGATGGACCGCAAGTTTTTGCCACCCTCCCCGCCTCGGTCGGACAACTCTTCTTCCCGGCAGGCACCCGCCTCCCCCTCGAGGGCGTCTCGGTTCACGCCCAAGACGAGGTTTCCTTTATCCTGTCCGGTCGGCTGCGTGCTTTTTCCGGTGACGGGGAATACACCCTGGTTGCCGGAGACACCACCCTGATTCCCGCAGGCGAGGAACACTGGGCCGAAGTCCTCGAGGACGTCACCCTCTGTTACGTGCTGCTGGAGCGCAGCACATGA
- a CDS encoding rhomboid family intramembrane serine protease, whose amino-acid sequence MGNFTWLLGVAACLILMGQQPARPPEARGRFLLAALLAAAAFLRPELGWLGTLGFVQLLPLMFVQARLPYAHPHLLTWIRLSCFTPALRHHLQLAWLETYLLRHGTPPARAVSPLDALVAPLAAGRPLEALRGAHGLNVPPEWSRAYHAYLSWALSDTGQPLEEPWRSLLEGEPLQAQRAARRLGLEGRFWTGRALFLEGQRARDAQALQQGAQLMLSDLRPGRELFAWRLHEASKLLAPFGIDPRARLLERHRFPVATLGLLLLIFVFFGWEILESGGLGPGALSLGGGFSLEALLALGANANVITVQEGQWWRLVTSTLLHGGLLHIGLNAFYLWTIGSALERSIGPGMLVFAFALTGVVGSAASALLGAPNVLSVGASGALFGWVGLLSTVGEGNVAQRLGRLGRAAPSLFLMLFIGFLIPNVDVWAHVGGLLAGLLLGLSYRRPSARERQVFGVLGALTLAWGIVSLLLWRGSL is encoded by the coding sequence GTGGGCAACTTTACCTGGTTGCTCGGCGTGGCGGCCTGCCTGATCCTGATGGGTCAGCAGCCCGCCCGTCCTCCTGAGGCACGCGGACGTTTCCTGCTGGCTGCCCTGCTGGCCGCCGCCGCCTTCTTGCGGCCCGAGCTGGGCTGGCTGGGCACCCTGGGTTTCGTGCAACTGCTGCCCCTGATGTTCGTGCAGGCCCGCCTGCCCTACGCGCACCCGCACCTGCTCACCTGGATCCGCCTGAGCTGCTTCACGCCTGCCCTGCGTCATCATCTGCAGCTGGCGTGGCTCGAGACGTACCTGCTGCGGCACGGCACGCCTCCGGCCCGCGCGGTGAGCCCGCTGGACGCCCTGGTTGCCCCGCTCGCCGCCGGCCGTCCGCTCGAGGCGCTGCGGGGCGCGCACGGTCTGAACGTGCCGCCCGAATGGTCACGCGCCTACCACGCCTACCTGAGCTGGGCGCTGTCCGATACCGGCCAGCCGCTCGAGGAGCCCTGGCGCTCCTTGCTCGAGGGCGAGCCGCTGCAGGCCCAGCGTGCCGCACGCCGGTTGGGTCTCGAGGGACGCTTCTGGACCGGACGCGCCCTGTTCCTCGAGGGGCAGCGGGCCCGCGACGCGCAGGCGCTGCAGCAGGGCGCACAGCTGATGCTGTCGGACCTGCGTCCTGGCCGCGAACTGTTCGCGTGGCGGCTGCACGAGGCCTCGAAGCTGCTCGCGCCCTTTGGCATCGACCCGCGTGCCCGCCTGCTCGAGCGCCACCGCTTCCCGGTCGCGACCCTCGGCCTGCTGCTGCTGATCTTCGTCTTTTTCGGCTGGGAGATCCTCGAGTCGGGCGGGCTGGGTCCGGGCGCACTGTCGCTGGGCGGCGGCTTCAGCCTCGAGGCCCTGCTGGCCCTGGGCGCCAACGCCAACGTGATCACCGTGCAAGAGGGCCAGTGGTGGCGGCTGGTCACCTCGACGCTGCTGCACGGCGGGCTGCTGCACATCGGCCTGAACGCGTTCTACCTGTGGACCATCGGTTCGGCCCTCGAGCGCTCCATCGGGCCTGGCATGCTGGTCTTCGCCTTCGCGCTGACCGGCGTGGTGGGCAGCGCGGCCAGCGCGCTGCTGGGTGCGCCCAACGTCTTGTCGGTGGGTGCTTCGGGAGCCCTGTTCGGCTGGGTGGGCCTGCTGTCCACCGTGGGCGAGGGCAACGTCGCTCAACGCCTGGGGCGGCTGGGGCGTGCGGCACCCAGCCTGTTCCTGATGCTGTTTATCGGTTTCCTGATTCCCAACGTGGACGTATGGGCCCACGTCGGCGGTCTGCTGGCGGGCCTGCTGCTGGGCCTGTCGTACCGCCGCCCGAGCGCGCGCGAGCGACAGGTGTTCGGCGTGCTGGGCGCACTGACCCTGGCCTGGGGCATCGTGAGCCTGCTGCTGTGGCGCGGCAGCCTGTAA
- a CDS encoding YebC/PmpR family DNA-binding transcriptional regulator gives MAGHSKWAQIKRKKGANDVKRSGIISKHIRAITAAVKSGGSGDPSVNLSLKNAIAAAKTDTVPADNIENAIKRALGEGDSGAQYKEAIYEGYGPGGTAILIEALTDNPNRTVGEIRAVFNKRGGSLGNSGSVAWQFDKKGIILLEETSEEAQEAAIELGAEDINESEDGLEISTAMSDLYTVSEGLTQRGFTVRSAQLSMIPQNTVDVSGEDARKLMTVIEYLEDLDDVQNVYSNANMEMAEVE, from the coding sequence ATGGCAGGCCATAGCAAATGGGCTCAGATCAAGCGTAAGAAGGGCGCCAACGACGTCAAGCGCTCGGGCATCATCTCCAAGCACATCCGCGCAATCACGGCGGCGGTCAAGTCCGGCGGCAGCGGCGACCCTTCGGTCAACCTCTCGCTCAAGAACGCCATCGCGGCGGCCAAGACCGACACGGTGCCAGCTGACAACATCGAGAACGCCATCAAGCGCGCGCTCGGCGAAGGCGACAGCGGCGCGCAGTACAAAGAAGCGATCTACGAGGGTTACGGCCCCGGTGGAACCGCGATTCTGATCGAAGCGCTGACCGACAACCCCAACCGCACCGTCGGCGAGATCCGCGCGGTGTTCAACAAGCGCGGCGGCTCGCTGGGCAACAGTGGCAGCGTCGCGTGGCAGTTCGACAAGAAGGGCATCATCTTGCTGGAAGAGACCAGCGAGGAAGCCCAGGAAGCCGCCATCGAACTCGGGGCAGAAGACATCAACGAGTCCGAAGACGGCCTGGAGATCTCGACCGCGATGTCCGACCTGTACACCGTGTCCGAGGGCCTGACCCAGCGCGGCTTCACCGTCCGGTCGGCGCAGCTTTCGATGATCCCGCAGAACACCGTGGACGTGAGCGGCGAGGACGCGCGCAAGCTGATGACCGTGATCGAGTACCTCGAGGACCTCGATGACGTCCAGAACGTGTACTCCAACGCCAACATGGAGATGGCCGAGGTCGAATGA
- a CDS encoding MBL fold metallo-hydrolase translates to MIQLAPDVFLIPLAPRFAINAYLLGDVLIDAGTRYSAARLLRALRGRSVSAHALTHAHPDHQGASHAVCTRLGIPLWTSALEAAAAVSGDLRSQLPNSFPARLEQRYWAGPGHPVTRLLRAGDRVHDFEVLEVPGHSPGHLAFWRARDRVLIAGDVLSNLDLRTLRSGLREPPAIFTPDAPANRASLRRLAALRPEVVAFGHGAPLRDPEALARFAARLPGAPWSGSGGAL, encoded by the coding sequence ATGATCCAGCTTGCTCCCGACGTCTTCCTGATCCCGCTGGCCCCTCGGTTCGCCATCAACGCCTACCTGCTGGGCGATGTGCTGATCGACGCCGGAACGCGTTACTCCGCCGCACGTCTGCTGCGTGCCCTGCGCGGCCGTTCCGTGAGCGCACACGCGCTCACCCACGCCCACCCCGACCACCAGGGAGCCTCGCACGCCGTCTGTACCCGCCTGGGCATCCCGCTGTGGACCTCCGCGCTCGAGGCTGCGGCAGCGGTCAGCGGCGACTTGCGCTCACAGCTTCCGAACAGCTTCCCCGCCCGCCTCGAGCAGCGTTACTGGGCCGGACCGGGCCATCCGGTCACGCGTCTGCTGCGCGCAGGCGACCGGGTACACGACTTCGAGGTCCTCGAGGTGCCGGGACACTCGCCGGGGCATCTCGCTTTCTGGCGCGCGCGGGACCGCGTGCTGATCGCCGGAGATGTCCTGAGCAACCTCGACCTGAGGACCTTGCGGTCCGGCCTGCGCGAGCCGCCCGCCATCTTCACGCCGGACGCCCCTGCCAATCGCGCCAGCCTGCGGCGGCTGGCTGCGCTGCGCCCCGAAGTGGTGGCGTTCGGGCACGGAGCACCGCTGCGCGATCCCGAGGCCCTGGCCCGTTTTGCGGCCCGGCTGCCCGGCGCACCCTGGTCGGGGTCCGGGGGCGCGCTGTAA